Proteins found in one Actinokineospora alba genomic segment:
- a CDS encoding helix-turn-helix transcriptional regulator: MLDQSRTQVIVRATDPILQNGVHMALRTRPEVWLVDEDDASPETVALVVTDRFDDRANHLLKTLQVRGFARVVLVAGELEDSEILTAVEGGVCAVARRVDTTPDVLVRLVKAASAGEGALPPDLLGRLLNRVSRLQRHVLEPRGLHLAGITNRETEVLRLVASGMSTKEIADKLCYSQRTVKSILHDVTNRFQLRNRSHAVAYALREGLI, encoded by the coding sequence ATGTTGGACCAAAGTCGGACGCAGGTCATCGTGCGGGCCACGGATCCGATACTGCAGAACGGTGTCCACATGGCGTTGCGGACCCGCCCCGAGGTGTGGCTCGTCGACGAGGACGACGCCTCGCCCGAGACGGTCGCCCTGGTGGTCACCGACCGGTTCGACGACCGGGCCAACCACCTGCTCAAGACGTTGCAGGTCCGGGGTTTCGCCCGGGTCGTGCTGGTCGCGGGGGAACTGGAGGACAGCGAGATCCTCACCGCGGTGGAGGGCGGGGTGTGCGCCGTCGCGCGAAGAGTCGACACCACCCCGGACGTGCTGGTGCGCCTGGTGAAGGCGGCGTCCGCGGGTGAGGGCGCGCTGCCGCCGGATCTGCTGGGGCGGCTGCTGAACCGCGTGTCCCGCTTGCAGCGTCACGTGTTGGAGCCTCGCGGCCTACACCTGGCAGGCATCACCAACCGGGAGACCGAGGTGCTGCGGCTGGTCGCCTCGGGAATGTCCACAAAGGAAATCGCCGACAAGCTGTGCTACTCGCAGCGCACGGTCAAGTCCATCCTCCACGACGTGACCAACCGCTTCCAACTCCGCAACCGCTCCCACGCCGTCGCCTACGCCCTCCGCGAAGGCCTGATCTAA
- a CDS encoding response regulator transcription factor, which produces MSDARPRVLVVDDHPLFRFGLCTVLAAEPSVELVGEAATGAEAIATARELTPDVVVMDVHLPDMTGIDAARAIVGERIDTGVLVLTMFNDSESVFAAMRAGARGYLLKGSGQDEIVRAVHAVGRGEAIFGPDIATRVLGFFNAGPELAGPVFPELTAREREVLALIANGVSNPGIASKLSLSPKTVRNHVSSIFTKLHVADRAQAIVRARKAGLGDGG; this is translated from the coding sequence ATGAGTGACGCGCGCCCGAGGGTGCTGGTCGTCGACGATCATCCGCTGTTCCGCTTCGGGCTGTGCACGGTGCTGGCGGCGGAACCGAGCGTCGAACTGGTGGGTGAGGCCGCCACCGGCGCCGAGGCCATCGCCACGGCCCGTGAGCTGACCCCGGACGTCGTCGTCATGGACGTCCACCTGCCCGACATGACCGGCATCGACGCGGCGCGCGCCATCGTCGGCGAACGGATCGACACCGGCGTGTTGGTGCTGACCATGTTCAACGACAGCGAATCCGTGTTCGCCGCGATGCGCGCGGGTGCCCGCGGCTACCTGCTCAAAGGGTCCGGGCAGGACGAGATCGTGCGCGCGGTGCACGCCGTCGGCCGGGGTGAGGCGATCTTCGGGCCGGACATCGCGACCCGCGTTCTCGGCTTCTTCAACGCGGGTCCCGAACTGGCGGGCCCGGTGTTCCCGGAGCTGACCGCGCGGGAGCGGGAGGTGTTGGCGCTGATCGCCAACGGGGTCAGCAACCCGGGGATCGCGAGCAAGCTGTCGCTGAGCCCGAAGACCGTGCGCAACCACGTGTCGAGCATCTTCACCAAGCTGCACGTGGCCGACCGGGCGCAGGCCATCGTCCGGGCCCGCAAAGCCGGCCTGGGGGACGGTGGATAG